The DNA region TAAAAAACAAATATTTTAGCAATTTTTATATTTTCATACAGCACAAGGAATTAAGAGTGAAAGCTAAATATGCAAAAACTCAATTTTTGCCAAGAGGGATATTCTGGGAACCATCGTATTTTATGAATGTGTCATTATTACCCATATGGGTTATATTGGCATTTTAGCTAGGTCAAAAAGAAACAGTCGAAAGAAAAGAAAAACCGGGATCTGGGGAATCTTGACTTTTCATGCCTATAGCATTACAATATAGGTATATTATATGACAGGAGCTAGTTATGAGCCAGGCAGTGCTTAGTATTCGTATGGACGAAGATATTAAACGGCGTTTTGATTTTTTTTGCGCCGATGCAGGGATGAACGCCACTGTGGCGGTCAATATGTTTGCCCGGGCAGTGTTGCGGGAAAAGCGCATCCCCTTCGAGATTACCGGCAATGACGACCCCTTCTACGGCGCCAAAAATCAGGGGATCCTTGCAAAATCCATCGAAGACCTAGAAGCGGGGCGGGGGCTGATCGAAAAAACCTGGGAAGAGTTGGAGGCCATGGAGGGTGAGTAAAAGAGTAATTTTTCAGGCCGCCGCATGGGAAGAATACCAAGACTGGCAAAACCAGGACCGAAAGACTATAAAACGAATTAACCAGCTCCTCAAGGATATCGAAAGAAACGAAAATGAGGGCATCGGCAAGCCGGAACCGCTAAAATACAAACCCGGTTTTTGGAGCCGCAGGATTGATGATGCCAATCGCCTAGTATACCGTATCGTAGATGGCTCAATCGAAATAGCCCAATGCCGCTTTTACTATGACGACTAAGCTTGTTTCCCTCACTCAATGTCGAATTCCGCCCACCTGACCCGGCCCGCCTGAACCGCGTCCCGGAGCCGCCTTTCCTGCTCGTTCAGGTTTTTCCCGGTCCCGCTTTTCACTTCCAGAAAGATAACTTCGGTAATGTTCTTTTCATTCATCCCCCGGAACACAATGAAGTCCACAGGCTTCCCCACAAAGCGGCAATCCCCGGGGTCGAAGGGGAAATCCGGCAGCATGGGCGCTATCTGTTCCGAGACCAGCCCCCCCAGCACCGCCCGGGACGCCTTGAGCCGAGCCTTGACTATCCCCGCAAGTTTGCCCGACTCCCAGTCCGCCCGTTCCTGCCGCCGCCCCTGGCTGAGCCCCATGCGCCGGCCAATGAGGAGGAAGAGCAGGCAAAAAAGGGCAAACACGCAGAGGAGGAGGATGGTTTGGGGGCTCAGGGTTTTCATGGTTGCTTAAGTATACTGAACAAAGGGCGGTATGCCTACAAATTCTGGAAGGGAGGGGGCTTGGGGGGGGCTTTGGTAGACAGAACAAACTCTTGACATTTGTATTATTTACATTTTTATAAGGTTAGGTTCTGTTTATTCTACAAATGAAAGTTACATCCATATGCTTTTTAACAGAAATTATAGAGGTAATTATGAAAAAAAGGTTCAGGCTTTCCGCTGTCCTTGGGGCTGTAGTCATGATTTTGGCTATGGCGGGGTGCGAGGAATCAGGCGAAACGGTAAAAGATTTTAACGCAGCCCTTAGTGCGATTTCGGTAACCGGAACAGGGGAGGTGGCCCTTCCTTTTACGAGTGCATTTGCCAAGGGTAACCTATCTTACACATTAAACGTTCCTATTGGTACAAATGCCATTCAGATAAATCCCATACCGAGCAACACTAAATCAAGCTTTAGTGTTAATCTTCCAAACCCTATCAATAAACCAGATGGAAATATATCCACCATCACTATTGTGGTCACTGCGGAAAATGGAACTACGCAGGTCTATACGATTACTGTTAACTGGGACGTTAACAATAACCAAGACAGCAATGAAAACCAAGACAGCAATGAAAACCAAAACAGTAATGAAAACCAAAACAGTAATGAAAACCAGGACGGTAACGACAACCAAGGTGGCAGTGGCGGAGCAATCGCACTTGTTGGGCAATGGGCCTTATACGGTACTCCGTTTTATGAATTTACATCGAATGGAAAGATACTGATAGCTGGTATTGATATATCAACGACTTATACGGTGGCTACCAATAATACCATAACAGTAAAATCTTCCGGTTATACACGAGGAACGGTCACATGGTCCGTTTCCGGTGATGTGCTGACATTGTCAAATGCAGGAACCTCAGGTATTGTCCCCGGTACATATACTAAAATAACAGGTTCCAGTGGTGACCATGGCGGTACTTCCACTAATTTTATTGTAGGGACTTGGCATGGTTATTTAGGAATAGCGATTGTTACATTTACGTTTACATCTGATGGTTGGAGTATGAGTGGCAGGTCCGGTACCTATACCATGACAGATGAAGGCACTGCAGAATTAGAAGAAAGCGGCGATACGATCGGTTCCGCTATCATTTCAGGGGGTATCCTGAAGGTATCGTTATACGACGGCAGGTCCGGTTCTTTCGTTAAGTATTAAGTAGTTCCTTCTTTGTTTGCTGAATTGAGGCAGCGGTTCCAAATCATCATTTTGGAACCGCTG from Treponema primitia ZAS-2 includes:
- a CDS encoding type II toxin-antitoxin system RelB/DinJ family antitoxin, with the translated sequence MSQAVLSIRMDEDIKRRFDFFCADAGMNATVAVNMFARAVLREKRIPFEITGNDDPFYGAKNQGILAKSIEDLEAGRGLIEKTWEELEAMEGE
- a CDS encoding Txe/YoeB family addiction module toxin, whose protein sequence is MSKRVIFQAAAWEEYQDWQNQDRKTIKRINQLLKDIERNENEGIGKPEPLKYKPGFWSRRIDDANRLVYRIVDGSIEIAQCRFYYDD
- a CDS encoding Holliday junction resolvase-like protein — translated: MKTLSPQTILLLCVFALFCLLFLLIGRRMGLSQGRRQERADWESGKLAGIVKARLKASRAVLGGLVSEQIAPMLPDFPFDPGDCRFVGKPVDFIVFRGMNEKNITEVIFLEVKSGTGKNLNEQERRLRDAVQAGRVRWAEFDIE
- a CDS encoding cadherin-like beta sandwich domain-containing protein, encoding MKKRFRLSAVLGAVVMILAMAGCEESGETVKDFNAALSAISVTGTGEVALPFTSAFAKGNLSYTLNVPIGTNAIQINPIPSNTKSSFSVNLPNPINKPDGNISTITIVVTAENGTTQVYTITVNWDVNNNQDSNENQDSNENQNSNENQNSNENQDGNDNQGGSGGAIALVGQWALYGTPFYEFTSNGKILIAGIDISTTYTVATNNTITVKSSGYTRGTVTWSVSGDVLTLSNAGTSGIVPGTYTKITGSSGDHGGTSTNFIVGTWHGYLGIAIVTFTFTSDGWSMSGRSGTYTMTDEGTAELEESGDTIGSAIISGGILKVSLYDGRSGSFVKY